The Vitis riparia cultivar Riparia Gloire de Montpellier isolate 1030 unplaced genomic scaffold, EGFV_Vit.rip_1.0 scaffold698_pilon_pilon, whole genome shotgun sequence genome contains a region encoding:
- the LOC117910288 gene encoding merozoite surface protein CMZ-8-like: protein MRTPAPIVPSTGPMPEVAPFAPPATPGTPPVEQIIATQTQHTAILRQIQQHLGILSPPAILSEPTDPSHGPPLVEQTMPPEETTTEETEASIPSIPTSIAEPSSPHDPPTTI from the exons ATGAGAACACCAGCCCCTATAGTGCCCTCTACAGGACCTATGCCTGAGGTTGCACCTTTTGCTCCTCCTGCCACACCAGGGACTCCGCCAGTT GAGCAGATTATTGCTACCCAGACACAGCATACTGCCATTCTTAGGCAGATACAACAGCACCTGGGTATTCTATCACCTCCTGCTATCCTATCAGAGCCTACAGATCCATCACATGGCCCTCCTCTAGTAGAGCAGACTATGCCCCCAGAGGAGACGACTACAGAAGAGACCGAGGCATCCATCCCGAGCATTCCGACCTCTATAgcagagccatcatctccacatgatcctccTACCACTATCTGA